A stretch of the Erinaceus europaeus chromosome 23, mEriEur2.1, whole genome shotgun sequence genome encodes the following:
- the TMEM59L gene encoding transmembrane protein 59-like isoform X1, which produces MEGRWAGVPEWGMVQAPGMRMMGSPDVETGCGPPRVPLAPSPHALRPGRPPPAAPTRRPRRPRPATPASIPPGAAPSAQPPGIWGPCCPAPAPEGGASLSGYPAPLAVPHLGASVSPKTQPAHPTTTSPLSPGRLHFLLGGHPAAVAGGGGGTLGLTSGRPQPQPQPQPSTESPQGPGPQAQRAACERGCRLFSICRFVGRTAQPNATRAECEAACVEAYVQDGEQHACREGCWTPEPAAPQPEHKRKVLEAPGGAVSLLDLFSTLCNDLVTSAQGFVSSTWTYYLQTDHGKVVVFQTQPVVETLGRDGARLQRVEVTWRGSHPEALEVHVDPLGPLDKMHKAKIRVKATGTVKVDAEQLQDNDFLSCMSRRSGLPRWILACCLFLSVLVMLWLSCSTLVTAPGHHLKFQPLTLEQHKGYMVEPDWPLYPPAAHAYADSPPPYKLKLDLTKL; this is translated from the exons ATGGAGGGGAGGTGGGCTGGGGTTCCCGAGTGGGGGATGGTCCAGGCTCCGGGGATGCGAATGATGGGGTCCCCGGATGTGGAGACGGGCTGTGGGCCCCCGCGTGTCCCTCTGGCGCCCAGCCCCCACGCACTGCGGCCCGGCCGCCCTCCCCCCGCGGCCCCCACTCGCAGGCCCCGGCGCCCCCGCCCTGCGACCCCCGCGTCCATCCCTCCGGGCGCCGCCCCCTCCGCGCAGCCTCCCGGGATCTGGGGGCCCTGCTGCCCCGCCCCTGCGCCTGAGGGGGGCGCCTCCCTCTCGGGGTACCCCGCGCCTCTCGCTGTGCCCCACCTGGGAGCCTCCGTCTCCCCCAAAACCCAGCCCGCCCATCCGACGACCACCTCCCCTCTGAGCCCGGGCCGCCTGCATTTTCTCCTCGGTGGCCACCCGGCGGCggtggcggggggcgggggcgggaccCTGGGCCTGACCTCTGGCCgcccgcagccgcagccgcagccgcagcccaGCACCGAGTCCCCGCAGGGCCCGGGGCCGCAGGCACAGCGCGCGGCCTGCGAGCGGGGCTGTCGCCTCTTCTCCATCTGCCGCTTCGTGGGGCGCACGGCGCAGCCCAACGCCACCCGGGCCGAGTGCGAGGCCG CCTGCGTGGAGGCCTACGTGCAGGACGGCGAGCAGCACGCCTGCCGGGAGGGGTGCTGGACCCCCGAGCCCGCCGCGCCCCAGCCCGAGCACAAG AGGAAGGTTCTGGAAGCCCCGGGTGGGGCCGTCTCCCTGCTGGACCTGTTCTCCACCCTGTGCAATGACCTGGTCACCTCGGCCCAGGGCTTCGTGTCCTCCACGTGGACCTACTACCTGCAGACAGACCACGGGAAGGTGGTGGTGTTCCAG ACCCAGCCCGTGGTGGAGACGCTGGGCCGAGATGGGGCCCGCCTGCAGCGGGTCGAGGTCACCTGGCGGGGGTCCCACCCTGAGGCCCTGGAGGTGCATGTGG ACCCCTTAGGCCCCCTGGACAAGATGCACAAGGCCAAGATCCGCGTGAAGGCCACCGGCACGGTCAAAGTGGACGCGGAGCAGCTGCAGGACAACGACTTCCTCAGCTGCATGTCGCG GCGCTCGGGCCTCCCTCGCTGGATCCTGGCGTGCTGCCTCTTCCTGTCCGTGCTGGTCATGCTGTGGCTCAGCTGCTCCACCCTGGTCACCGCACCCGGACATCACCTCAAGTTCCAG cCCCTCACCCTGGAGCAGCACAAGGGTTACATGGTGGAGCCTGACTGGCCCCTGTACCCGCCCGCCGCCCACGCCTACGCCGACAGCCCCCCACCCTACAAGCTGAAGCTGGACCTCACCAAGTTGTAG
- the TMEM59L gene encoding transmembrane protein 59-like isoform X2, with translation MAPAALLLLLLLLPAAPAPLPRDPFAPQLGDTHSCQQRCHDRYPGPQTPKPQPQPQPSTESPQGPGPQAQRAACERGCRLFSICRFVGRTAQPNATRAECEAACVEAYVQDGEQHACREGCWTPEPAAPQPEHKRKVLEAPGGAVSLLDLFSTLCNDLVTSAQGFVSSTWTYYLQTDHGKVVVFQTQPVVETLGRDGARLQRVEVTWRGSHPEALEVHVDPLGPLDKMHKAKIRVKATGTVKVDAEQLQDNDFLSCMSRRSGLPRWILACCLFLSVLVMLWLSCSTLVTAPGHHLKFQPLTLEQHKGYMVEPDWPLYPPAAHAYADSPPPYKLKLDLTKL, from the exons ATGGCTCCCGccgcgctgctgctgctgctgctgctgctccccgCGGCCCCCGCGCCGCTGCCCCGCGACCCCTTCGCCCCGCAGCTCGGCGACACGCACAGCTGCCAACAGCGCTGCCACGACCGCTACCCTGGCCCGCAGACCCCCAAG ccgcagccgcagccgcagcccaGCACCGAGTCCCCGCAGGGCCCGGGGCCGCAGGCACAGCGCGCGGCCTGCGAGCGGGGCTGTCGCCTCTTCTCCATCTGCCGCTTCGTGGGGCGCACGGCGCAGCCCAACGCCACCCGGGCCGAGTGCGAGGCCG CCTGCGTGGAGGCCTACGTGCAGGACGGCGAGCAGCACGCCTGCCGGGAGGGGTGCTGGACCCCCGAGCCCGCCGCGCCCCAGCCCGAGCACAAG AGGAAGGTTCTGGAAGCCCCGGGTGGGGCCGTCTCCCTGCTGGACCTGTTCTCCACCCTGTGCAATGACCTGGTCACCTCGGCCCAGGGCTTCGTGTCCTCCACGTGGACCTACTACCTGCAGACAGACCACGGGAAGGTGGTGGTGTTCCAG ACCCAGCCCGTGGTGGAGACGCTGGGCCGAGATGGGGCCCGCCTGCAGCGGGTCGAGGTCACCTGGCGGGGGTCCCACCCTGAGGCCCTGGAGGTGCATGTGG ACCCCTTAGGCCCCCTGGACAAGATGCACAAGGCCAAGATCCGCGTGAAGGCCACCGGCACGGTCAAAGTGGACGCGGAGCAGCTGCAGGACAACGACTTCCTCAGCTGCATGTCGCG GCGCTCGGGCCTCCCTCGCTGGATCCTGGCGTGCTGCCTCTTCCTGTCCGTGCTGGTCATGCTGTGGCTCAGCTGCTCCACCCTGGTCACCGCACCCGGACATCACCTCAAGTTCCAG cCCCTCACCCTGGAGCAGCACAAGGGTTACATGGTGGAGCCTGACTGGCCCCTGTACCCGCCCGCCGCCCACGCCTACGCCGACAGCCCCCCACCCTACAAGCTGAAGCTGGACCTCACCAAGTTGTAG
- the LOC103122590 gene encoding proline-rich protein 2-like, which produces MAAGRADGGGGGGCGSAGCGGADVTQRGSLGRGGGDAGRGGRAAAARGRGRQVRAGRLGSQAAENAEVRGNREGFQEAAVPRQGGRWRPGAPDRRSLGTEAFDTQVHAHLPSTPAYGAVPAGPQNPKSKGAGQSAPAFPVVPAGPQDAQAQGAGGKVPQSFPGSRWARQPALRRRSQPGPSRGPLKPTSPQPPGSGHHLTPGPGPRRRCARPSSTPPPDGAAATRGQGSEGAAGSSRRMVGGPRPLPRAPAFMSAAAPRGLIRRVCAEEHLEAGAPPPPLLEPRTAPPPPPAPAARAQKPPNPLQAARERGRRRHPPFPVPPLLPTPGRRGVGTRRRTSALCAPPALGGPLTPTRGRTGTLAPRGLPLNPDTSSGDHP; this is translated from the exons ATGGCAGCCGGGCGGGCGgacggcggcggtggcggcgggtGCGGGAGCGCTGGATGCGGCGGGGCTGACGTCACCCAGCGAGGCAGCCTGGGAAGGGGGGGCGGGGATGCGGGACGCGGGGGACGGGCTGCGGCAGCGCGGGGGCGGGGGCGCCAGGTGCGGGCGGGGCGCCTCGGCTCTCAGGCAGCGGAGAACGCGGAGGTCCGCGGCAATAGGGAGGGCTTCCAGGAGGCGGCGGTGCCTAGACAGGGAGGGCGGTGGCGGCCCGGGGCCCCAGACCGCCGGAGTCTGGGGACGGAGGCCTTTGACACCCAAGTTCATGCGCACTTGCCCAGCACCCCAGCCTATGGAGCGGTCCCGGCTGGACCCCAGAATCCCAAGTCCAAGGGGGCTGGCCAGAGCGCCCCTGCCTTCCCAGTGGTCCCCGCTGGGCCCCAAGACGCCCAGGCCCAGGGTGCTGGCGGGAAAGTCCCCCAATCCTTCCCCGGGTCCCGCTGGGCCCGACAGCCAGCTCTCCGGAGGCGCTCACAGCCGGGACCCTCACGCGGGCCCCTGAAGCCCACTTCCCCACAACCCCCGGGCTCGGGGCACCACCTAACCCCAGGCCCCGGTCCCCGGCGCAGGTGCGCCCGGCCgagctccaccccccccccagacggGGCGGCCGCCACGCGGGGTCAAGGGTCAGAGGGCGCCGCAGGTTCCAGCCGCAGGATGGTGGGGGGCCCGCGCCCCCTCCCCCGCGCCCCCGCTTTCATGTCGGCCGCCGCCCCACGTGGCCTAATCAGGCGCGTCTGTGCGGAGGAACATCTGGAGGCCggcgcccctcccccgcccctgcTCGAACCCCGgaccgcgcccccccccccccccgccccggcagCCCGCGCCCAGAAACCCCCAAACCCGCTCCAG GCCGCGCGGGAACGTGGCCGGCGCCGCCACCCCCCCTTCCCCGTGCCGCCCCTGCTGCCGACCCCCGGGCGCCGAGGGGTGGGGACCCGCCGCAGGACAAGCGCCCTTTGTGCACCGCCCGCCCTCGGCGGCCCGCTGACCCCCACCCGGGGGAGGACAGGCACCCTGGCGCCGCGGGGGCTGCCCCTGAACCCCGACACCAGCTCAGGCGACCACCCCTGA